A stretch of Scheffersomyces stipitis CBS 6054 chromosome 2, complete sequence DNA encodes these proteins:
- the THI20 gene encoding Phosphomethylpyrimidine kinase THI21 (HMP-phosphate kinase) (HMP-P kinase) (thiamine biosynthesis; transcribed in the presence of low level of thiamine (10-8M) and turned off in the presence of high level (10-6M) of thiamine. Under the positive control of THI2 and THI3.), with product MTTFSVVKLRTPTVKSKPVLPAVLTIAGSDNSGGAGIEADLKTFSAHKVYGLTCIAALTAQNTQLVKTFEKTPKELVKNILQLNFDDFLYGYEDSTQPLKVIKTGMLTEEAVHVIQDFLPDIKKHNVKLIVDPVMISTSGSSLFDSEGMKLCVNTLISGAYLITPNFVEARALWEIACGESAAIEKLTINSLDDFIDFVKQLQKTLKSQNVLVKGGHIPWDSRTGKPFVGTNLADVEDSIVVLDVLYESEIDKATVFESKYINTKDSHGTGCTLASAISANVAKGKNLKESISLSIDYIHKGMLSVGKKLGYGNGPLNHNVEPEENLSNVIIGNSTDTYMSVKKGNQSFFEYFKTHPSVKESWKLYTEHRFIQQLAQDKLPFQRFLYFLKQDYYYLINYAQMHGLAASVAPTYHQTHAEALIIGEVITEIEKHKEKLSKKYDIDYERDIDFDIELQPGKACVDYCNYLLEIGNRENFLGIKVALAPCLHGYAEAGLYGKSIRESYDKSTSSLDKVLSETYDTWLGDYSSEWYLNAHKEGEATLQELMESNDVSNERMDELVEIFRKVTELEVHFWDEVLDVLP from the coding sequence atgacaaCATTTTCTGtggtgaaattgagaactCCCACTGTCAAGTCCAAACCAGTCCTACCAGCTGTATTAACTATAGCAGGATCCGACAACTCAGGTGGAGCCGGCATTGAGGCCGACTTGAAGACATTCAGTGCCCACAAGGTTTACGGGTTGACTTGTATTGCTGCTTTGACGGCCCAAAATACACAATTGGTGAAAACATTTGAAAAAACTCCAAAAGAATTGGTTAAAAACATCTTGCAGCTCAACTTTGACGATTTCCTCTACGGATATGAAGACAGTACACAGCCATTGAAGGTCATCAAGACTGGGATGCtcacagaagaagctgtTCATGTTATCCAGGACTTTCTACCAGACATCAAGAAACACAATGTGAAACTAATAGTCGACCCAGTGATGATCAGTACTTCTGGATCCAGTCTTTTTGATAGCGAAGGCATGAAGCTTTGTGTGAATACCTTGATCAGTGGAGCCTATTTGATCACACCTAATTTTGTAGAAGCCAGAGCACTTTGGGAGATTGCTTGTGGAGAAAGTGCAGCTATCGAGAAGCTCACTATCAACTCTTTGGATGACTTTATAGACTTTGTCAAGCAATTGCAGAAGACCCTCAAGTCACAGAATGTTTTAGTAAAGGGTGGACATATTCCTTGGGATTCCCGAACGGGCAAGCCATTTGTTGGAACCAATCTTGCTGATGTTGAAGACAGTATTGTTGTTTTGGATGTGTTATAtgaatctgaaattgataaGGCGACTGTGTTTGAGTCCAAGTACATAAATACCAAGGATTCACATGGAACCGGTTGCACTCTTGCTTCAGCCATATCTGCAAATGTAGCCAAGGgaaagaacttgaaagaaaGTATCTCTTTATCCATAGACTATATCCACAAGGGAATGTTGAGTGTAGGCAAGAAATTGGGATATGGAAATGGACCCTTGAACCACAATGTGGAACCCGAAGAAAATCTAAGCAATGTCATCATTGGAAACAGCACAGACACATACATGAGCGTTAAGAAAGGGAACCAGTCTTTCTTTGAGTACTTCAAGACCCATCCTAGTGTCAAGGAAAGCTGGAAGCTCTACACTGAGCATAGATTTATCCAGCAATTGGCTCAGGACAAGTTGCCATTCCAGCGCTTCCTTTACTTCTTGAAGCAAGATTACTACtacttgatcaactatGCACAGATGCACGGGTTAGCGGCTTCAGTCGCACCAACATACCATCAAACCCATGCCGAAGCACTTATCATAGGAGAAGTCATCACTGAAATTGAGAAGCACAAGGAAAAGCTTTCCAAGAAATACGACATTGATTATGAAAGAGATATTGATTTCGATATCGAGTTGCAACCTGGAAAGGCATGCGTGGACTACTGCAACTATCTCTTGGAAATTGGAAATAGGGAGAATTTCTTGGGTATCAAGGTAGCTTTGGCTCCTTGTTTGCATGGATACGCTGAGGCTGGGTTGTATGGTAAGAGCATCAGAGAGAGCTATGACAAGAGTACCTCCAGCTTGGATAAGGTACTTTCTGAAACCTACGACACGTGGTTAGGAGACTATAGTTCCGAATGGTATTTGAACGCTCATAAAGAAGGAGAGGCTACGCTTCAGGAGTTGATGGAATCGAACGACGTTTCAAATGAGAGAATGGACgaacttgttgagattTTCAGGAAGGTGACAGAGTTGGAAGTGCACTTTTGGGACGAGGTCTTGGATGTATTACCATAA
- the AMD1 gene encoding AMP deaminase (go_funtion deaminase activity~go_process purine ribonucleoside monophosphate biosynthesis), translating into MPFSMDFHKGNHLEDHDLYSHDEVDADDEFEHHHFNNDSDDDLSKSYTSTHFSTTEDRFIKDHDLKVKAFEALHNFNTGNSGAKVEGFQVPGSPSTSIKRRQSIIELPQTVQNTIPYSNGAPSSLTSQFAQRNLHSNALPEEFPSDELIELYQNVKLCLDLRHKYLANSLQNDEMDNPKNKEGWNIYPPPPKPTYKSKNKFNQLPGAQNETEEEFEFAKCIIPGPSDQYEFTFNEEDVYQVVDKTTGETISQVPTLNDYYSDLNNIIKMSSDGPTKSFAFKRLQYLEAKWNMYSLLNDFEESKKSKRNPHRDFYNVRKVDTHIHHSACMNQKHLLRFIKYKLKTSPDEQVIFRDGKVLTLAQVFESLRLSAYDLSIDTLDMHAHTDSFHRFDKFNLKYNPIGESRLREIFLKTDNFIQGRYLAELTKQVFDDLEGSKYQMVELRISIYGRSIDEWDKLASWIVDNKLFSHNVRWLIQVPRLYDLYKKNGNVKTFNDILKNLFHPLYEVTINPQSHPKLHVFLQRVIGFDSVDDESKNERPLQAKRFPPASSWDSTTNPPYSYYLYYIHANLTPLNKLRQKLNFNTFVLRPHCGEAGDPEHLISAFLTSHSISHGILLRKIPFIQYLYYLDQIGLAMSPLSNNALFLTYDKNPFHNFFRKGLNVSLSTDDPLQFSYTKEPLIEEYSVAAQIYKLSSVDMCELAYNSVRQSGWEASIKKHWLGKRYQLGGMAGHDIEKTNVPDIRVGYREDTLKSELELVNYYTNMKKSA; encoded by the coding sequence ATGCCTTTCTCCATGGATTTCCACAAGGGCaaccatcttgaagatcacGATCTTTACTCTCATGATGAAGTCGATGCTGACGACGAATTTGAGCATCACcacttcaacaatgacagtgaCGATGACTTGCTGAAATCTTATACTTCTACCCACTTTTCAACTACTGAAGATAGATTCATCAAGGACCACGACTTGAAGGTCAAAGCGTTTGAAGCTCTCCATAACTTTAATACTGGCAATTCTGGTGCCAAAGTCGAAGGTTTCCAAGTTCCAGGTAGTCCCCTGACTTCCATCAAGAGAAGGCAATCTATTATTGAGTTACCCCAAACTGTTCAAAATACAATTCCATACTCCAATGGGGCCCCCTCCAGCTTAACTAGCCAATTCGCCCAGAGGAATCTTCATTCAAATGCACTTCCTGAGGAGTTTCCTTCGGATGAGTTGATTGAATTGTACCAAAACGTTAAACTTTGTCTTGATCTCAGACACAAATATTTGGCCAACTCCTTGCAGAACGATGAGATGGACAACCCCAAGAACAAAGAAGGCTGGAATATCTAtccacctcctccaaaACCGACCTAcaagtccaagaacaagttcaatcAGCTTCCCGGAGCTCAGAATGAGACGGAAGAAGAGTTCGAATTTGCAAAATGTATAATTCCAGGACCTCTGGATCAGTATGAGTTCACtttcaacgaagaagatgtatACCAGGTCGTAGATAAAACTACAGGTGAAACAATTTCCCAGGTCCCAACCTTGAACGACTACTACAGTGACTTGAATAACATAATCAAAATGTCGTCTGATGGCCCTACCAAGTCGTTTGCGTTCAAGAGGTTGCAATACTTGGAAGCAAAATGGAACATGTACTCATTACTTAACGACTTCGAGGAAAGCAAAAAGTCAAAACGGAATCCACATAGAGACTTCTACAATGTCCGTAAAGTAGACACACATATCCACCATTCTGCTTGTATGAACCAGAAGCATTTGTTACGTTTCATAaagtacaagttgaaaacCCTGCCTGACGAACAGGTGATCTTCAGAGACGGCAAGGTGTTGACTTTGGCACAAGTATTTGAATCCTTGAGATTATCTGCTTACGACTTATCCATCGATACGTTGGATATGCATGCTCATACCGATTCATTCCATAGATTTGAtaagttcaacttgaagtacaaCCCGATTGGAGAATCGAGATTGAGAGAAATTTTCTTAAAAACCGATAACTTCATCCAGGGAAGATATCTAGCTGAGCTCACCAAGCAGGTATTTGACGATCTTGAAGGATCCAAGTACCAGATGGTGGAGTTAAGAATTTCTATCTACGGAAGATCTATCGATGAGTGGGACAAGCTTGCCAGCTGGATTGTGGATAACAAATTGTTTTCGCACAACGTGCGTTGGTTGATCCAAGTTCCTAGATTGTACGACTTATACAAGAAAAACGGCAATGTCAAAACATTCAacgacatcttgaagaacctCTTCCATCCCTTGTACGAAGTCACTATTAACCCGCAATCACATCCTAAATTACATGTTTTCTTGCAGAGAGTAATTGGTTTTGATTCTGTAGACGATGAATCAAAGAACGAAAGACCTTTGCAAGCAAAGAGGTTCCCCCCAGCCTCAAGTTGGGACAGTACTACCAACCCTCCCTACTCTTACTACTTGTACTACATCCATGCCAATTTGACACctttgaacaaattgagacagaagttgaatttcaaCACGTTTGTTTTAAGGCCACATTGTGGGGAAGCTGGTGATCCTGAGCATTTGATAAGTGCCTTCTTAACTTCCCATTCGATTTCGCACGGaatcttgttgagaaaGATTCCCTTCATCCAGTATTTGTATTACTTGGACCAAATCGGGTTGGCCATGTCCCCCTTGTCCAACAACGCATTGTTCTTGACATACGACAAGAATCCGTTCCataacttcttcagaaagGGGTTGAATGTGTCGTTATCTACTGACGACCCTCTTCAGTTCTCCTACACCAAGGAGCCGTTGATTGAAGAGTATTCTGTGGCTGCGCAGATCTACAAATTGTCTAGTGTGGATATGTGTGAATTGGCTTATAATTCAGTCAGACAGTCAGGCTGGGAAGCTCTGATTAAGAAACATTGGTTAGGTAAGAGGTACCAATTGGGTGGTATGGCAGGGCACGACATAGAAAAGACCAATGTTCCAGATATCAGAGTGGGCTACAGAGAAGATACGTTGAAGAGCGAACTAGAATTAGTGAACTACTATACGAACATGAAGAAGCTGGCCTAG